In one Diabrotica virgifera virgifera chromosome 7, PGI_DIABVI_V3a genomic region, the following are encoded:
- the LOC114325228 gene encoding UDP-N-acetylglucosamine transferase subunit ALG13 homolog — protein MKKRIFVTVGTTKFPKLINTITNEQVIRSFISLGYDYIQIQTGKDAIKPPVIDLPHTIKQEGTSLIIEIQDKLVIKYDSYFEDFEPEIVKSDLVISHAGAGTCLEVLKKGKHLLVVVNEDLMDNHQRELAGQLQDSGYLYYCTCDTLNEMLNKNFSDLKPYGVADRTLFSTYLNKSMGFA, from the coding sequence ATGAAAAAGAGAATATTTGTAACTGTAGGAACAACAAAATTCCCAAAACTAATTAATACAATTACTAACGAGCAAGTAATTCGTTCTTTTATATCTTTAGGGTATGATTATATTCAAATTCAAACTGGAAAAGATGCCATCAAACCACCAGTTATTGATTTACCCCACACAATAAAGCAAGAAGGAACGTCTCTTATTATAGAAATCCAAGACAAGTTGGTAATCAAATATGATTCATACTTCGAAGATTTCGAACCAGAAATAGTAAAGAGTGATTTGGTAATTAGTCATGCAGGTGCAGGGACTTGTTTGGAAGTGCTCAAGAAAGGAAAACATCTGTTAGTTGTAGTTAACGAAGACTTAATGGATAATCATCAAAGAGAATTAGCAGGGCAGCTTCAAGATAGTGGCTACTTATATTATTGTACTTGTGATACACTCAATGAGATGTTAAACAAAAACTTTTCGGATTTAAAACCATATGGGGTTGCTGATAGAACTttattttcaacttatttaaataaaagtatgGGATTTGCTTAA
- the LOC114325227 gene encoding transmembrane emp24 domain-containing protein eca, producing MGKSVPYFSIAIFFILFEISSALYFHIGETERKCFIEEIPDETNVIVNYKVELYDPRSGGFMPSSTGIGMHVEVRDPDDKIILSRVYSAEGKISFTSHLPGEHVICMFSNSTAWFSGSQLRVHLDIQVGEHAINYGEIVQREKLSELQLRVRQLIDQVEQITKEQNYQRYREERFRHTSESTNSRVLWWSITQTAVLLVMGTWQMRHLKTFFEAKKLV from the exons ATGGGCAAAAGTGTACCATATTTCTCAATAGCAATATTTTTTATTCTCTTTGAAATCTCTTCGGCTTTATATTTCCATATTGGAGAAACTGAACGAAAATGTTTTATAGAAGAAATTCCAGATGAGACTAATGTCATAG TAAATTACAAGGTGGAACTGTACGATCCAAGAAGTGGAGGTTTCATGCCTTCTTCTACTGGTATTGGTATGCATGTGGAAGTCAGAGATCCTGATGATAAAATCATATTATCAAGAGTATACAGTGCAGAGGGCAAAATCTCCTTTACTTCCCATTTACCTGGTGAGCATGTCATTTGTATGTTCTCTAACAGCACAGCTTGGTTTAGTGGATCTCAACTAAGAGTTCACTTGGATATACAAGTTGGTGAACATGCCATTAATTACGGAGAAATCGTACAAAGGGAAAAACTTTCTGAATTACAATTAAGGGTCAGGCAGTTGATTGATCAAGTGGAACAGATCACAAAGGAACAAAATTACCAAAGG TACCGTGAGGAGAGATTCAGACACACTAGCGAAAGTACAAACTCAAGAGTTCTTTGGTGGTCAATCACCCAAACTGCTGTGCTTCTAGTTATGGGAACCTGGCAAATGAGACACTTAAAAACCTTCTTCGAAGCCAAGAAACTTGTTTAA
- the LOC114325226 gene encoding 60S ribosomal protein L5 → MAFVKVVKNKQYFKRFQVKFKRRRQGKTDYYARKRLIVQDKNKYNTPKYRLIVRISNRNITCQIAYSRIEGDKIVCAAYSHELPRYGIKTGLTNYAAAYATGLLLARRLLKKLGLDNLYSGTTDVTGDEYNVEAAEQGPGAFRCYLDTGLNRTSTGARVFGAMKGAVDGGLNIPHSTKRFPGFDSESKSFNAEVHRNHIFGIHVADYMKSLEEEDPEAFKRQFSQYIKLGINADQIENMYKNAHAAIRANPELEKKAEKAPAPAKRWNRRKLTLAERKDRVAQKKKSYLAKLQDQES, encoded by the exons ATG GCTTTCGTAAAGGTTGTGAAGAACAAACAGTACTTCAAGAGGTTCCAGGTTAAATTCAAGAGGCGTAGGCAAGGAAAAACTGATTACTATGCCCGTAAACGATTGATTGTTCAAGACAAGAACAAATACAACACTCCCAAGTACCGTTTGATCGTACGTATCTCCAACAGGAACATTACTTGTCAGATTGCTTACTCCCGTATTGAGGGAGACAAGATTGTATGTGCTGCTTACTCCCATGAATTGCCCAG ATATGGAATCAAAACTGGTCTTACCAACTATGCTGCTGCCTATGCCACTGGTTTACTTTTGGCCAGAAGGCTCCTCAAAAAATTGGGACTTGACAATTTATACAGTGGCACCACTGATGTTACTGGGGACGAATACAATGTTGAAGCTGCTGAACAAGGACCAGGAGCATTCAG GTGTTACTTGGACACAGGTTTAAACCGTACCAGTACTGGCGCCCGTGTCTTTGGAGCCATGAAAGGAGCTGTCGATGGAGGCTTAAACATTCCCCACTCTACAAAAAGATTCCCTGGTTTTGACAGCGAATCCAAAAGCTTCAATGCTGAAGTCCACAGGAATCACATTTTTGGCATCCATGTTGCTGATTATATGAAATCACTGGAGGAGGAAGACCCAGAGGCATTCAAGAGGCAATTCAGTCAATACATTAAGCTGGGAATTAATGCTGACCAG ATTGAAAATATGTACAAGAATGCCCATGCTGCCATTCGTGCAAATCCTGAATTAGAAAAGAAGGCTGAAAAGGCTCCAGCACCTGCAAAGAGATGGAACCGTAGGAAGCTTACTTTGGCTGAACGCAAGGACCGTGTTGCACAGAAAAAGAAGTCCTACTTGGCCAAACTCCAAGATCAAGAATCTTAA